A part of Melittangium boletus DSM 14713 genomic DNA contains:
- a CDS encoding TolC family protein, which yields MNDARAQEPLSLERAVSLAAAHNETALAAGARAEAAEARVARARAFFLPRLSVTGGYTRRPQETTRQVGGETVVVQRYNALRAGVVAQVQLFDARGVPLYQAAARDREASALDALETRRQVAFQAATGFLSTLGLEQVAEAAQRRLAFSKQSLEDARARASAGLASTNDVTLAELNVATAEATLADAVGQAATSRLELGYLLVAPVEGSLVLPETLLGEASRPVDSFKNLAGGALERRPDLLSAHLRVEAQRALAREPLARLFPALSASAQYSLNNESGLTGRTGNGFLSVDLTWTLYDGGERYADRRERLALARALEWEAAGQVRRVDVAVARAEVSLRTAQASLSRNQVAVRAARQNAEETSLLYRQGLVAALALSDAQVRQYEAEVALAQARYSLGSALLELRAAVGLDPLGKEP from the coding sequence GTGAACGACGCGCGCGCTCAGGAGCCCTTGTCCCTGGAGCGCGCGGTGTCGCTCGCGGCCGCCCACAACGAGACGGCGCTGGCCGCTGGAGCGCGGGCGGAGGCGGCCGAGGCGCGGGTGGCGAGGGCGAGGGCCTTCTTCCTGCCGCGGCTGTCCGTCACGGGCGGCTACACGCGCCGTCCCCAGGAGACGACGCGGCAGGTAGGGGGCGAGACGGTGGTCGTCCAGCGCTACAACGCCCTGCGGGCGGGGGTCGTCGCGCAGGTGCAACTCTTCGATGCGCGGGGCGTGCCCCTCTACCAGGCGGCGGCGAGGGACCGAGAGGCCTCGGCCTTGGACGCGTTGGAGACGCGGCGGCAGGTGGCCTTCCAGGCCGCCACGGGGTTCCTGTCCACGCTCGGACTGGAGCAGGTGGCGGAGGCGGCTCAACGGCGGCTCGCTTTCTCCAAGCAGTCCCTCGAGGATGCGCGGGCCCGGGCCTCGGCGGGCCTGGCGAGCACCAATGACGTGACGCTCGCGGAACTCAACGTGGCCACCGCCGAGGCGACGCTGGCGGATGCCGTGGGACAGGCCGCCACGAGCCGCTTGGAGCTGGGCTACTTGCTGGTGGCGCCCGTGGAGGGCTCGCTGGTGCTGCCCGAGACGTTGCTGGGCGAGGCCTCGCGTCCCGTGGACTCCTTCAAGAACCTGGCGGGAGGCGCCCTGGAGCGCCGTCCGGATCTGCTCTCCGCACACCTGCGAGTGGAGGCCCAGCGGGCCCTCGCGCGCGAGCCCCTGGCTCGTCTGTTCCCCGCGCTCTCCGCCTCGGCGCAGTACAGCCTCAACAACGAGTCGGGCCTCACGGGCCGCACTGGCAACGGCTTCCTGTCAGTGGACCTGACGTGGACGCTCTACGATGGAGGCGAGCGCTACGCGGATCGGCGCGAGCGGCTCGCCCTGGCGAGGGCCCTGGAGTGGGAAGCGGCGGGGCAGGTGCGGCGGGTGGACGTGGCGGTGGCGCGCGCGGAGGTGTCCCTGCGCACGGCCCAGGCCTCCCTGAGCAGGAACCAGGTCGCCGTGCGGGCGGCTCGCCAGAACGCCGAGGAGACGAGCCTGCTGTATCGCCAGGGGCTCGTCGCGGCGCTGGCGTTGAGTGATGCGCAGGTGCGGCAATACGAGGCCGAGGTGGCACTGGCCCAGGCCCGCTATTCGCTGGGCTCGGCGCTGTTGGAGTTGAGGGCCGCGGTGGGACTCGATCCGCTCGGGAAGGAGCCGTAA